The following proteins come from a genomic window of Diprion similis isolate iyDipSimi1 chromosome 8, iyDipSimi1.1, whole genome shotgun sequence:
- the LOC124408916 gene encoding phosphatidylinositide phosphatase SAC2 isoform X2 gives MELFRTDTHFIFVKEQHSLWCDKLTGEFTARSDWEWATAIDPECLGTFYGVMGKIEQPSVLDPRIMLIKEVEPVGELHGGHVVFKIKSVAFLPLGIDSIDVGLLPCKKHQNLPRKKGQGGLFDIPQKASFAKTWGSIKSATNTIKNTTQQAAALATSQVKSTVIKRSSSKEREKFEKRILDELGKIFMETDSFFFCRTGDITNTLQRQSAQRELGKGSCDRSKPLWQRVDDRFFWNKHMLQDIINLNSEKADCWILPIIQGYVQIEQCKVEIGYDSQQQFETFNLAIISRRSRFRAGTRYKRRGVDDEGKCANYVETEQLVWYHDHQVSFVQVRGSVPVFWSQPGYKYRPPPRIDKGEAETQVAFEKHFKDELSLYGPICVINLVEQTGKEKIIWEAYSNHLLMFDHPDLTYATFDFHEYCRAMHFENVSILIGSLANIISEMGYCWRDKQGTICTQKGTFRVNCIDCLDRTNVVQTALGKAVMEMQFTKLGLIPPEGTLPANIRQTFQLLWANNGDIISKQYAGTNALKGDYTRTGERKLTGLMKDGMNSANRYYLNRFKDVYRQATIDMMLGNPVSEEIFQERNDEEDNAATADHVKLLIEDCKKLLIPDPEFILGSWGLIDADPVTGDPTETDMDTILILTRDSYYVADYDDQIDKVTNYQRVSLADITQVEFGQPESTVSLFKNKQHHCVRINYKVNGELGFFHMFRSTNLRFFNNMAVVIKTEEETVESLRAICEAISVAMEIAELPNIPVAMNVILDRRRSKLVHSKGSTGLLDISSLPELTRNVSETQLLALKSAGTKALSNMTEQFSKLNKLSHSFNAKRPIDIAKSLERKLEGSSPKPIFTVGSRDIEGNSNRKSINSNSSSEDDANAEVSPDQIQLENRHQSFVRDERLPEAYMPTVGIVMGVKNEEKSGHGKKQAKESLGRNVHSASYLEENPDVEPIVDRLNLISTTKSGASTLSPSPQKTAATTPEITIQGVGEGCIDDKEKVTPPNTLNLSKNISHSSGEVDHNAMRQNSPASTLFNDETHSRMQDKKRANSEQDLTLNITSSQSESALKSIRSNIVNIANVTSPVAVSAKDILSPFSKFAKGVQNLGANLDPRKLKQGQAGMPRNLSDHHLEQQQRLQERWGKCKSRLIAL, from the exons ATGGAGCTGTTCCGTACTGACACGCATTTTATATTCGTCAAAGAGCAGCACAGCCTGTGGTGTGACAAGTTGACTGGTGAATTTACTGCTAGATCAG ACTGGGAATGGGCGACAGCCATCGATCCGGAATGTCTTGGTACGTTCTACGGTGTAATGGGAAAGATCGAACAGCCCTCTGTTTTGGATCCTCGTATAATGCTGATAAAGGAGGTTGAACCTGTTGGCGAGCTTCACGGCGGGCACGTGGTCTTCAAGATCAAGTCCGTTGCATTTTTGCCACTTGGAATCGACAGTATAGATGTTGGCCTACTACCTTGCAAGAAGCATCAAAATTTGCCGCGAAAAAAAGGCCAGGGAGGACTCTTCGACATACCGCAAAAAGCCAGCTTTGCAAAGACTTGGGGCTCTATCAAAAGTGCAACAAAcacgataaaaaatacaacacaGCAGGCTGCTGCCTTGGCTACATCacag GTGAAAAGTACAGTGATCAAGAGAAGTAGTAGCAAAGAGcgagagaaatttgaaaaacgcaTACTTGATGAGCTCGGCAAAATATTTATGGAAACagattctttcttcttttgtcGAACCGGCGACATCACCAACACTCTTCAGAGACAGTCTGCACAGAGAGAATTAGGCAAGGGTAGCTGTGACAGGAGCAAACCGCTCTGGCAAAGAGTTGATGACAGGTTTTTTTGGAACAAACACATGCTTCAGGATATCATCAACTTAAAC AGTGAAAAGGCTGACTGTTGGATATTGCCCATTATTCAAGGCTATGTACAAATCGAGCAGTGCAAGGTTGAGATCGGTTATGACAGTCAGCAGCAGTTCGAGACTTTCAATCTCGCAATTATATCCAGAAGAAGCAGGTTCAGAGCTGGAACCAG aTACAAACGTCGCGGTGTAGATGATGAGGGAAAGTGTGCTAATTACGTTGAAACGGAACAACTGGTTTGGTATCACGATCATCAAGTGTCCTTTGTACAGGTGCGCGGAAGCGTTCCTGTATTCTGGTCGCAACCAGGATACAAGTACAGGCCGCCACCCAGAATAGATAAAG GAGAGGCCGAGACACAAGTTGCGTTTGAGAAACATTTCAAAGACGAGCTGTCTTTGTACGGGCCAATTTGTGTGATAAATCTCGTCGAACAAAccgggaaagaaaaaattatatgggAGGCTTACAGCAATCATCTGTTGATGTTTGATCATCCTGATTTGACCTATGCTACATTCGACTTTCACGAATACTG TCGAGCGATGCATTTTGAAAACGTATCGATACTCATTGGCTCGTTGGCTAATATTATATCAGAAATGGGCTACTGCTGGCGAGACAAGCAGGGCACGATTTGCACCCAGAAAGGCACGTTTCGTGTTAACTGCATAGACTGCCTGGACAGGACAAACGTTGTGCAAACCGCCCTGGGAAAGGCAGTCATGGAAATGCAATTTACAAAGCTGGGATTAATTCCACCAGAAGGAACACTACCCGCCAATATTCGCCAGACCTTCCAGCTACTCTGGGCGAACAACGGTGACATTATAAGCAAGCAGTACGCCGGCACTAACGCTCTCAAG GGTGATTACACCAGGACCGGGGAAAGAAAGTTAACAGGACTGATGAAGGATGGAATGAACTCTGCGAACAG ATACTATTTGAATCGTTTCAAAGATGTCTACAGGCAGGCGACAATTGATATGATGTTAGGAAATCCAGTTTCCGAAGAAATATTCCAGGAAcgaaatgacgaagaagatAATGCAGCAACTGCCGATCATGTCAAGTTGCTTATTGAGGACTGCAAAAAACTTCTGATTCCGGATCCAGAATTTATTCTTGGAAGTTGGGGACTCATAGATGCAGATCCGGT AACTGGTGACCCAACGGAAACTGATATGGATACGATACTGATCCTTACGCGGGATAGCTACTACGTCGCTGATTACGATGATCAGATTGATAAGGTGACGAACTACCAGCGGGTGTCATTGGCTGACATTACACAGGTCGAGTTCGGCCAGCCTGAGAGCACCGTTTCGTtgtttaaaaacaaacaacatcACTGCGTACGAATTAATTACAAGGTGAATGGCGAATTGGGCTTTTTTCACATGTTCCGGTCGACTAATCTAAGGTTCTTCAACAACATGGCTGTGGTGATAAAAACCGAAGAAGAAACTGTAG aatctCTAAGGGCCATCTGTGAGGCGATATCTGTCGCAATGGAGATCGCCGAGTTGCCCAATATTCCTGTCGCTATGAATGTCATCCTGGACAGACGACGAAGCAAATTAGTACACTCGAAGGGGTCTACTGGACTTTTGGACATCTCATCGCTTCCAGAATTAACAAGGAACGTGTCCGAGACGCAATTGTTAGCTCTGAAAAGTGCAG GGACCAAAGCTCTGAGCAACATGACAGAGCAATTCAGCAAACTGAATAAACTGAGTCACAGTTTCAACGCGAAGAGACCGATAGATATAGCGAAAAGCTTGGAACGAAAACTGGAAGGATCCTCTCCTAAGCCCATTTTCACTGTGGGAAGTCGCGACATAGAAGGGAATTCGAACAGGAAATCGATCAACAGTAACAGCAGCAGCGAGGACGACGCGAACGCTGAAGTTTCTCCTGATCAGATTCAGTTGGAGAATCGGCACCAGAGTTTTGTCCGGGATGAGAGACTTCCGGAAGCCTACATGCCGACGGTGGGAATTGTAATGGGAGTGAAGAACGAGGAAAAAAGTGGACACGGAAAGAAACAGGCCAAGGAATCGTTGGGCAGAAATGTTCACAGCGCTTCATACCTGGAGGAAAATCCTGACGTGGAGCCAATCGTCGACAGACTGAACCTCATATCGACGACAAAGTCCGGAGCGAGCACGCTGAGTCCGTCGCCACAGAAAACCGCTGCCACTACACCCGAGATCACGATTCAGGGTGTCGGCGAAGGTTGTATTGATGACAAGGAGAAAGTCACGCCTCCAAACACTCTGAATCTCTCTAAGAACATCAGCCATTCGTCGGGTGAAGTCGACCACAACGCGATGCGCCAAAATTCCCCGGCTAGCACTCTGTTCAACGACGAAACTCATAGTAGAATGCAGGACAAGAAGAGAGCGAACTCCGAGCAGGATTTGACCCTTAATATCACTTCGTCCCAGAGCGAATCGGCTCTCAAATCAATCCGAAGCAATATCGTAAATATCGCGAACGTTACCAGTCCGGTCGCTGTTTCGGCTAAAGATATTCTATCACCGTTTTCGAAGTTTGCTAAAGGCGTGCAGAACTTGGGAGCCAATCTGGATCccagaaaattgaaacaggGTCAGGCTGGTATGCCCAGAAATTTGTCCGACCATCACCTTGAGCAGCAACAGAGACTGCAAGAGAGGTGGGGCAAATGTAAGTCGAGATTGATAGCTTTGTAA
- the LOC124408916 gene encoding phosphatidylinositide phosphatase SAC2 isoform X1, translated as MELFRTDTHFIFVKEQHSLWCDKLTGEFTARSDWEWATAIDPECLGTFYGVMGKIEQPSVLDPRIMLIKEVEPVGELHGGHVVFKIKSVAFLPLGIDSIDVGLLPCKKHQNLPRKKGQGGLFDIPQKASFAKTWGSIKSATNTIKNTTQQAAALATSQVKSTVIKRSSSKEREKFEKRILDELGKIFMETDSFFFCRTGDITNTLQRQSAQRELGKGSCDRSKPLWQRVDDRFFWNKHMLQDIINLNSEKADCWILPIIQGYVQIEQCKVEIGYDSQQQFETFNLAIISRRSRFRAGTRYKRRGVDDEGKCANYVETEQLVWYHDHQVSFVQVRGSVPVFWSQPGYKYRPPPRIDKGEAETQVAFEKHFKDELSLYGPICVINLVEQTGKEKIIWEAYSNHLLMFDHPDLTYATFDFHEYCRAMHFENVSILIGSLANIISEMGYCWRDKQGTICTQKGTFRVNCIDCLDRTNVVQTALGKAVMEMQFTKLGLIPPEGTLPANIRQTFQLLWANNGDIISKQYAGTNALKGDYTRTGERKLTGLMKDGMNSANRYFQQHFKDDLRQAANDILLGYPILIDELKRDWSDYLNIIDNCSRDLIPIQPPPIELFIANWPEFLYANLMYHLGRYYLNRFKDVYRQATIDMMLGNPVSEEIFQERNDEEDNAATADHVKLLIEDCKKLLIPDPEFILGSWGLIDADPVTGDPTETDMDTILILTRDSYYVADYDDQIDKVTNYQRVSLADITQVEFGQPESTVSLFKNKQHHCVRINYKVNGELGFFHMFRSTNLRFFNNMAVVIKTEEETVESLRAICEAISVAMEIAELPNIPVAMNVILDRRRSKLVHSKGSTGLLDISSLPELTRNVSETQLLALKSAGTKALSNMTEQFSKLNKLSHSFNAKRPIDIAKSLERKLEGSSPKPIFTVGSRDIEGNSNRKSINSNSSSEDDANAEVSPDQIQLENRHQSFVRDERLPEAYMPTVGIVMGVKNEEKSGHGKKQAKESLGRNVHSASYLEENPDVEPIVDRLNLISTTKSGASTLSPSPQKTAATTPEITIQGVGEGCIDDKEKVTPPNTLNLSKNISHSSGEVDHNAMRQNSPASTLFNDETHSRMQDKKRANSEQDLTLNITSSQSESALKSIRSNIVNIANVTSPVAVSAKDILSPFSKFAKGVQNLGANLDPRKLKQGQAGMPRNLSDHHLEQQQRLQERWGKCKSRLIAL; from the exons ATGGAGCTGTTCCGTACTGACACGCATTTTATATTCGTCAAAGAGCAGCACAGCCTGTGGTGTGACAAGTTGACTGGTGAATTTACTGCTAGATCAG ACTGGGAATGGGCGACAGCCATCGATCCGGAATGTCTTGGTACGTTCTACGGTGTAATGGGAAAGATCGAACAGCCCTCTGTTTTGGATCCTCGTATAATGCTGATAAAGGAGGTTGAACCTGTTGGCGAGCTTCACGGCGGGCACGTGGTCTTCAAGATCAAGTCCGTTGCATTTTTGCCACTTGGAATCGACAGTATAGATGTTGGCCTACTACCTTGCAAGAAGCATCAAAATTTGCCGCGAAAAAAAGGCCAGGGAGGACTCTTCGACATACCGCAAAAAGCCAGCTTTGCAAAGACTTGGGGCTCTATCAAAAGTGCAACAAAcacgataaaaaatacaacacaGCAGGCTGCTGCCTTGGCTACATCacag GTGAAAAGTACAGTGATCAAGAGAAGTAGTAGCAAAGAGcgagagaaatttgaaaaacgcaTACTTGATGAGCTCGGCAAAATATTTATGGAAACagattctttcttcttttgtcGAACCGGCGACATCACCAACACTCTTCAGAGACAGTCTGCACAGAGAGAATTAGGCAAGGGTAGCTGTGACAGGAGCAAACCGCTCTGGCAAAGAGTTGATGACAGGTTTTTTTGGAACAAACACATGCTTCAGGATATCATCAACTTAAAC AGTGAAAAGGCTGACTGTTGGATATTGCCCATTATTCAAGGCTATGTACAAATCGAGCAGTGCAAGGTTGAGATCGGTTATGACAGTCAGCAGCAGTTCGAGACTTTCAATCTCGCAATTATATCCAGAAGAAGCAGGTTCAGAGCTGGAACCAG aTACAAACGTCGCGGTGTAGATGATGAGGGAAAGTGTGCTAATTACGTTGAAACGGAACAACTGGTTTGGTATCACGATCATCAAGTGTCCTTTGTACAGGTGCGCGGAAGCGTTCCTGTATTCTGGTCGCAACCAGGATACAAGTACAGGCCGCCACCCAGAATAGATAAAG GAGAGGCCGAGACACAAGTTGCGTTTGAGAAACATTTCAAAGACGAGCTGTCTTTGTACGGGCCAATTTGTGTGATAAATCTCGTCGAACAAAccgggaaagaaaaaattatatgggAGGCTTACAGCAATCATCTGTTGATGTTTGATCATCCTGATTTGACCTATGCTACATTCGACTTTCACGAATACTG TCGAGCGATGCATTTTGAAAACGTATCGATACTCATTGGCTCGTTGGCTAATATTATATCAGAAATGGGCTACTGCTGGCGAGACAAGCAGGGCACGATTTGCACCCAGAAAGGCACGTTTCGTGTTAACTGCATAGACTGCCTGGACAGGACAAACGTTGTGCAAACCGCCCTGGGAAAGGCAGTCATGGAAATGCAATTTACAAAGCTGGGATTAATTCCACCAGAAGGAACACTACCCGCCAATATTCGCCAGACCTTCCAGCTACTCTGGGCGAACAACGGTGACATTATAAGCAAGCAGTACGCCGGCACTAACGCTCTCAAG GGTGATTACACCAGGACCGGGGAAAGAAAGTTAACAGGACTGATGAAGGATGGAATGAACTCTGCGAACAG ATATTTTCAACAACACTTTAAGGATGACCTGCGTCAGGCAGCTAATGACATCCTCCTAGGGTATCCAATTCTCATTGACGAACTCAAGAGAGATTGGTCTGACTACTTAAACATCATTGACAATTGCAGTCGCGATTTAATACCCATACAACCGCCACCCATAGAGTTATTCATCGCCAATTGGCCAGAATTTTTATACGCTAACCTCATGTACCACTTAGGCAG ATACTATTTGAATCGTTTCAAAGATGTCTACAGGCAGGCGACAATTGATATGATGTTAGGAAATCCAGTTTCCGAAGAAATATTCCAGGAAcgaaatgacgaagaagatAATGCAGCAACTGCCGATCATGTCAAGTTGCTTATTGAGGACTGCAAAAAACTTCTGATTCCGGATCCAGAATTTATTCTTGGAAGTTGGGGACTCATAGATGCAGATCCGGT AACTGGTGACCCAACGGAAACTGATATGGATACGATACTGATCCTTACGCGGGATAGCTACTACGTCGCTGATTACGATGATCAGATTGATAAGGTGACGAACTACCAGCGGGTGTCATTGGCTGACATTACACAGGTCGAGTTCGGCCAGCCTGAGAGCACCGTTTCGTtgtttaaaaacaaacaacatcACTGCGTACGAATTAATTACAAGGTGAATGGCGAATTGGGCTTTTTTCACATGTTCCGGTCGACTAATCTAAGGTTCTTCAACAACATGGCTGTGGTGATAAAAACCGAAGAAGAAACTGTAG aatctCTAAGGGCCATCTGTGAGGCGATATCTGTCGCAATGGAGATCGCCGAGTTGCCCAATATTCCTGTCGCTATGAATGTCATCCTGGACAGACGACGAAGCAAATTAGTACACTCGAAGGGGTCTACTGGACTTTTGGACATCTCATCGCTTCCAGAATTAACAAGGAACGTGTCCGAGACGCAATTGTTAGCTCTGAAAAGTGCAG GGACCAAAGCTCTGAGCAACATGACAGAGCAATTCAGCAAACTGAATAAACTGAGTCACAGTTTCAACGCGAAGAGACCGATAGATATAGCGAAAAGCTTGGAACGAAAACTGGAAGGATCCTCTCCTAAGCCCATTTTCACTGTGGGAAGTCGCGACATAGAAGGGAATTCGAACAGGAAATCGATCAACAGTAACAGCAGCAGCGAGGACGACGCGAACGCTGAAGTTTCTCCTGATCAGATTCAGTTGGAGAATCGGCACCAGAGTTTTGTCCGGGATGAGAGACTTCCGGAAGCCTACATGCCGACGGTGGGAATTGTAATGGGAGTGAAGAACGAGGAAAAAAGTGGACACGGAAAGAAACAGGCCAAGGAATCGTTGGGCAGAAATGTTCACAGCGCTTCATACCTGGAGGAAAATCCTGACGTGGAGCCAATCGTCGACAGACTGAACCTCATATCGACGACAAAGTCCGGAGCGAGCACGCTGAGTCCGTCGCCACAGAAAACCGCTGCCACTACACCCGAGATCACGATTCAGGGTGTCGGCGAAGGTTGTATTGATGACAAGGAGAAAGTCACGCCTCCAAACACTCTGAATCTCTCTAAGAACATCAGCCATTCGTCGGGTGAAGTCGACCACAACGCGATGCGCCAAAATTCCCCGGCTAGCACTCTGTTCAACGACGAAACTCATAGTAGAATGCAGGACAAGAAGAGAGCGAACTCCGAGCAGGATTTGACCCTTAATATCACTTCGTCCCAGAGCGAATCGGCTCTCAAATCAATCCGAAGCAATATCGTAAATATCGCGAACGTTACCAGTCCGGTCGCTGTTTCGGCTAAAGATATTCTATCACCGTTTTCGAAGTTTGCTAAAGGCGTGCAGAACTTGGGAGCCAATCTGGATCccagaaaattgaaacaggGTCAGGCTGGTATGCCCAGAAATTTGTCCGACCATCACCTTGAGCAGCAACAGAGACTGCAAGAGAGGTGGGGCAAATGTAAGTCGAGATTGATAGCTTTGTAA